In Hymenobacter sublimis, a single genomic region encodes these proteins:
- a CDS encoding IS1/IS1595 family N-terminal zinc-binding domain-containing protein, producing the protein MSQLHCPKCESTDATKSGIVGGRQRYKCKNCGYHFSVAKAGKEINSYYVIKALQLYVEGVSYREIERLLGVSHVSVMNWVKKYGMKAPRQTDYHPTYKIMNQKELAEFFQKPENLKEAGLIVTELGDKYMMIRWERFRQG; encoded by the coding sequence ATGTCTCAGCTGCATTGCCCCAAGTGTGAATCGACGGATGCTACCAAAAGCGGGATTGTAGGCGGCCGGCAGCGGTACAAGTGCAAGAACTGCGGCTACCACTTCTCCGTGGCCAAGGCCGGCAAGGAAATAAACTCCTACTACGTCATCAAAGCTCTGCAGCTATACGTAGAGGGGGTGAGCTACCGCGAAATTGAGCGGCTGCTGGGCGTAAGTCACGTGTCGGTGATGAACTGGGTAAAGAAATACGGCATGAAAGCCCCCCGCCAAACCGACTATCATCCGACCTACAAAATCATGAATCAGAAGGAGCTAGCGGAGTTTTTTCAGAAGCCCGAAAACCTGAAAGAGGCCGGACTTATCGTGACGGAGCTGGGGGATAAGTACATGATGATTCGCTGGGAGCGGTTTCGGCAGGGGTAG